A stretch of the Lactuca sativa cultivar Salinas chromosome 9, Lsat_Salinas_v11, whole genome shotgun sequence genome encodes the following:
- the LOC111920557 gene encoding uncharacterized protein LOC111920557, producing MADKEKMVYDSSSSSRDQSNVGEEDLMAFYGSESGWVEARTHCDHLDTLSADLTHIPTPDTPCNRCQHPTENWMCLSCKDVLCSRFINKHMLEHYQQQNHSVALSYSDLSVWCFSCNSYLDAQVILPLRSVHETAYILKFGEAPPFRTIECLEVGDNKVNGSTSGN from the exons ATGGCGGACAAAGAGAAAATGGTATACGATTCTTCATCGTCTTCTCGTGATCAGAGCAACGTAGGGGAAGAAGATTTGATGGCGTTCTATGGGTCCGAGTCCGGGTGGGTCGAAGCCCGTACCCATTGCGATCATTTGGATACACTCTCAGCGGATCTAACCCACATTCCAACACCAGACACTCCCTGTAACAG GTGCCAACATCCCACTGAGAATTGGATGTGTTTAAGCTGTAAGGATGTTTTGTGTAGCCGATTCATCAACAAGCATATGCTAGAGCATTATCAACAACAAAATCATAGTGTAGCACTAAGTTACAG TGATCTATCAGTTTGGTGTTTTTCTTGCAATTCGTATTTGGATGCTCAGGTTATCCTTCCTCTTCGTTCTGTTCATGAAACTGCTTACATATTGAAATTTGGTGAAGCTCCACCATTTCGGACTATTGAATGCTTGGAAGTAGGAGATAACAAAGTAAATGGCTCCACATCAGGAAATTAG